In Hasllibacter sp. MH4015, the following proteins share a genomic window:
- the yidD gene encoding membrane protein insertion efficiency factor YidD: MVSQIALGAIWGYQRWISPRKGWRCAHSVLHGGTGCSGYAKHAIRDHGIWGAIPLIRQRFRDCRDASVTLRAACTVHANWAEDQAGGGSPRRGSKRRRKQEKQSGGWFGNACDCGDAAFCGIALPAFCVAGSVGSARAQGAGNVADKSGTPVDGGGAAPDGSGAADGCGGLDCSAPSCDGGCGGCDCAPSCG, encoded by the coding sequence ATGGTCAGTCAAATCGCGCTCGGGGCCATCTGGGGCTACCAACGCTGGATTTCACCGCGCAAGGGCTGGCGCTGCGCGCATTCCGTCCTGCACGGCGGCACGGGTTGTTCCGGTTACGCGAAACACGCGATCCGAGATCACGGGATATGGGGCGCGATCCCCCTCATCCGCCAGCGGTTCCGCGATTGCCGGGACGCCTCGGTCACGTTGCGGGCGGCGTGCACCGTCCATGCCAACTGGGCGGAGGATCAGGCGGGCGGCGGGTCGCCCCGTCGCGGGAGCAAGCGCCGACGGAAGCAGGAAAAGCAAAGCGGCGGCTGGTTCGGGAATGCCTGCGATTGCGGCGATGCGGCCTTTTGCGGGATCGCCCTTCCGGCATTCTGCGTGGCGGGATCGGTGGGATCTGCGCGCGCGCAAGGCGCGGGCAACGTGGCGGACAAATCCGGCACTCCCGTCGATGGTGGCGGTGCTGCCCCGGATGGGTCCGGGGCGGCCGATGGCTGTGGCGGGCTCGATTGCAGCGCGCCGTCCTGCGACGGGGGATGCGGCGGCTGCGATTGCGCGCCGTCCTGCGGATAG
- a CDS encoding acetyl-CoA C-acetyltransferase: MTDAYIYDAIRTPRGKGRKDGALHEVTSARLSAFTLNTLKERNGLEGHAVEDVIWGNVTQVMEQGGCLARAAVLASDLDESIPGLAINRFCASGLEAVNLAANQVKGGAGEGYIAGGVEMMGRVAMGSDGAAMAVDPQLAMGSYFVPQGISADIIATEYGFNRDEADEYAVESQRRAAAAWEEDRFGKSVITVKDQNGLTILDRDEYMRPQTDMQSLGSLKPAFKEMGEMMPGFDAVALMKYPHLEAINHIHHAGNSSGIVDGAAAVLVGSKAFGEKWGLTPRARIRANAKIGTDPTINLTGPVPVTNKILTENGMAIGDIDLFEVNEAFASVVLRFMQAFDVDHDRVNVNGGAIAMGHPLGATGAMILGTLLDEMERADKEVGLATLCVAAGMGSATILERV, encoded by the coding sequence ATGACCGACGCCTATATCTACGACGCCATCCGCACCCCGCGCGGCAAGGGCCGCAAGGACGGCGCACTCCACGAAGTCACGTCCGCCCGCCTGTCGGCCTTCACGCTCAACACGTTGAAGGAGCGCAACGGGTTGGAAGGTCACGCGGTCGAAGATGTCATCTGGGGCAACGTCACGCAGGTCATGGAACAGGGCGGCTGCCTTGCGCGCGCCGCCGTACTGGCCTCCGACCTCGACGAAAGCATTCCCGGCCTCGCCATCAACCGTTTCTGCGCCTCCGGGCTCGAGGCCGTGAACCTCGCCGCCAACCAAGTGAAGGGCGGCGCCGGTGAGGGCTATATCGCGGGCGGCGTGGAGATGATGGGCCGTGTTGCCATGGGCTCCGACGGGGCGGCGATGGCCGTGGACCCGCAGCTTGCCATGGGCAGCTATTTCGTCCCGCAAGGGATCAGCGCCGACATCATCGCGACCGAATACGGGTTCAACCGGGACGAGGCCGATGAATACGCGGTCGAGAGCCAGCGCCGCGCCGCCGCCGCGTGGGAGGAGGACCGCTTTGGCAAATCCGTGATCACCGTGAAGGACCAGAACGGCCTGACGATCCTCGACCGCGACGAATACATGCGCCCGCAGACGGACATGCAATCGCTTGGCTCCCTCAAGCCCGCCTTCAAGGAAATGGGCGAGATGATGCCCGGCTTCGACGCCGTGGCGCTGATGAAATATCCGCATCTGGAAGCGATCAACCACATCCACCACGCGGGCAATTCGTCCGGCATCGTGGACGGGGCCGCGGCGGTTCTGGTCGGGTCCAAGGCATTCGGTGAGAAATGGGGCCTCACGCCCCGCGCGCGCATCCGCGCCAATGCCAAGATCGGCACCGATCCCACCATCAACCTGACCGGCCCCGTGCCCGTCACCAACAAGATCCTGACCGAAAACGGCATGGCGATCGGTGACATCGACCTGTTCGAGGTGAACGAGGCCTTCGCCTCCGTGGTGCTGCGCTTCATGCAGGCCTTCGACGTGGACCACGACCGCGTCAACGTGAATGGCGGGGCGATTGCCATGGGCCATCCGCTCGGTGCCACCGGCGCGATGATCCTCGGCACGCTCCTTGATGAGATGGAGCGGGCGGACAAGGAGGTTGGCCTCGCCACCCTGTGCGTGGCCGCCGGCATGGGCTCCGCGACGATCCTGGAACGGGTCTGA
- a CDS encoding 3-hydroxyacyl-CoA dehydrogenase NAD-binding domain-containing protein: protein MTDFTMKVDADGVAIVTWDVPGKSMNVLSREAFSECEALIDEALEREDIKGIVITSGKDSFAGGMDLNTLATIREESGDNPAQGLFDFIMNGHRILRKIERAGMEPKTNKGGKPIACALPGTCAGIGTEIALACHHRVMADNPKAKMGLPEILVGLFPGAGGTTRYSRMVGAMAAAPVLLEGKMLPPAKAKSAQLVDAVVPADELMAKAKEWVLNAGPADIVKPWDAKGFKMPGGAPYHPAGFMTFVGASAMIHGKTKGVYPAAKALLSAIYEGALVDFDTALKIEARYFTQVLMDPSSTAMIRSLFLNKEALEKGANRPDVADQTVKKVGILGAGMMGAGIAYVSAMAGIEVVLIDAKQESADKGKAYSEGLLDKGMQRKKVTEEKKAKVLGQITATTDYDALKGCDLIVEAVFEDPKVKADVTAKAEAVMNADGIFATNTSTLPITMLAKASSRPEQFIGIHFFSPVDKMLLVEIIKGKETGDQAVAKALDFVRQIRKTPIVVNDERFFYANRCILPYVNEGVRMVQEGVEPALIENAAKLVGMPLGPLQLTDETSIDLGAKIARATKAADPNYDDTTDELVFWMEDEGRLGRKANAGFYEYDDKGKRTGLWDGLTARYPTADTQPNLTEVQHRLLFAQVLEAVRAFEAGVLTDIREGDVGAILGWGFAPWSGGPFSWLDILGTAYAAERCDQLTEAYGDRFACPPLLREMAEKGQTFYGRFGSGADAKAA from the coding sequence ATGACCGATTTCACGATGAAGGTCGACGCGGACGGCGTCGCGATTGTCACCTGGGACGTGCCCGGCAAGTCGATGAACGTCCTCAGCCGGGAGGCGTTCTCCGAATGCGAAGCGCTGATCGACGAGGCGCTGGAGCGCGAGGACATCAAGGGGATCGTAATCACCTCCGGCAAGGACAGCTTCGCCGGTGGCATGGACCTCAACACGCTCGCCACGATCCGCGAGGAAAGCGGCGACAACCCGGCCCAAGGCCTCTTTGATTTCATCATGAACGGCCACCGCATCTTGCGCAAAATTGAGCGCGCGGGGATGGAGCCGAAGACCAACAAGGGCGGCAAGCCCATCGCCTGCGCCCTGCCCGGCACCTGCGCGGGCATCGGGACAGAGATTGCGCTGGCCTGCCACCACCGGGTGATGGCCGACAATCCGAAAGCCAAGATGGGCCTGCCGGAGATCCTCGTGGGCCTCTTCCCCGGCGCGGGCGGCACGACCCGCTATTCGCGTATGGTCGGCGCGATGGCGGCCGCCCCGGTTCTGCTGGAAGGCAAGATGTTGCCCCCCGCCAAGGCCAAATCGGCGCAGCTTGTCGATGCGGTCGTCCCGGCGGACGAATTGATGGCCAAGGCGAAGGAATGGGTTCTGAATGCAGGCCCCGCCGACATCGTGAAACCTTGGGATGCGAAGGGCTTCAAGATGCCCGGCGGCGCGCCCTACCACCCGGCCGGTTTCATGACTTTCGTGGGCGCCTCGGCGATGATCCACGGCAAGACCAAGGGCGTCTACCCGGCGGCCAAGGCGCTGCTGTCCGCGATCTACGAAGGCGCACTGGTGGATTTTGACACCGCGCTGAAGATCGAGGCGCGGTATTTCACGCAAGTCCTGATGGATCCATCTTCCACCGCCATGATCCGCTCCCTCTTCCTCAACAAGGAAGCGTTGGAGAAGGGCGCGAACCGACCGGACGTGGCGGACCAGACGGTCAAGAAGGTCGGCATCCTCGGCGCGGGCATGATGGGGGCGGGCATCGCCTATGTCTCCGCCATGGCCGGGATCGAAGTGGTCCTGATCGACGCCAAGCAAGAAAGCGCGGATAAAGGCAAAGCCTATTCCGAGGGGCTGCTGGACAAAGGCATGCAGCGCAAGAAGGTCACGGAGGAGAAGAAGGCGAAGGTTCTGGGCCAGATCACCGCCACCACCGATTACGACGCGCTCAAGGGCTGCGATTTGATCGTGGAGGCCGTGTTTGAAGACCCCAAGGTCAAGGCCGATGTGACCGCCAAGGCCGAAGCGGTGATGAATGCCGACGGCATCTTCGCCACCAACACCTCCACCCTGCCGATCACCATGCTCGCCAAGGCGTCCTCCCGCCCTGAGCAGTTCATCGGCATCCACTTCTTCTCCCCCGTGGACAAGATGCTGCTGGTGGAGATCATCAAGGGCAAGGAGACCGGCGATCAGGCCGTCGCCAAGGCCCTCGATTTTGTCCGCCAGATCCGCAAGACCCCCATCGTGGTCAACGACGAACGCTTCTTCTACGCCAACCGCTGCATCCTGCCCTACGTGAACGAAGGCGTCCGCATGGTTCAGGAAGGCGTCGAACCCGCGCTCATCGAAAACGCGGCCAAGCTAGTCGGTATGCCGCTGGGTCCGCTGCAACTGACCGACGAGACGTCCATCGACCTCGGTGCCAAGATCGCGCGAGCGACGAAAGCGGCTGATCCGAATTACGACGACACGACGGATGAGCTAGTCTTCTGGATGGAGGACGAGGGCCGCCTGGGCCGCAAGGCCAATGCGGGTTTCTATGAGTATGACGACAAGGGCAAGCGCACCGGGCTTTGGGACGGTCTGACCGCCCGCTACCCGACCGCCGACACCCAGCCCAACCTGACCGAGGTGCAGCACCGCCTGCTCTTCGCGCAGGTGTTGGAGGCCGTCCGCGCGTTCGAGGCCGGCGTGCTGACCGACATCCGCGAAGGCGATGTGGGCGCGATCCTCGGCTGGGGCTTCGCGCCCTGGTCCGGCGGCCCGTTCAGCTGGCTCGACATCCTCGGCACGGCCTACGCAGCCGAACGTTGTGATCAGCTGACGGAAGCCTACGGCGACCGGTTCGCCTGCCCGCCGCTTCTGCGCGAAATGGCCGAAAAGGGGCAGACCTTCTACGGCCGCTTCGGATCGGGGGCGGACGCGAAAGCAGCCTGA
- a CDS encoding Hint domain-containing protein encodes MAIQPILIFNASSFLNAAGQQGFDDDTTNSIVNGSGPFKLVEGNPTSVMIDDQETGANEPILNDGTSRPQFLDDPVELEYVQDGVTQTTTFPAGTTQVQGEFTIEFDSGYTLVAIRMTDPNSATTGDTLVNAGYALIAPPGGSVPPPYDPVTGEFILGNVTGGSNNGATPYSDIPCFVAGTLIDTPAGPRPVEDLKEGDTVTSLDHGPVRIIWAGRHYVSGADLRRAPHLAPLHFAAGSVGNAEPLRVSPQHRLMLAEAEAEVWFGTPEILAPAIAWIGQPGVRREVPEGGVTYCHFACARHEIIRASGARAETLLPTAAQADHLETMLADLTGASGDRHAAPARPIARVFEAQAFLRRRSLAA; translated from the coding sequence ATGGCCATACAACCAATCCTGATTTTCAACGCGTCGAGCTTTCTGAATGCTGCCGGGCAGCAGGGATTCGATGACGACACGACCAATTCGATCGTCAACGGCAGCGGTCCGTTCAAGCTGGTGGAGGGCAACCCGACCTCCGTGATGATCGACGATCAGGAAACCGGCGCGAACGAGCCGATCCTGAACGACGGCACGTCCCGGCCGCAATTCCTCGATGATCCGGTAGAGCTGGAATACGTCCAGGATGGCGTGACCCAGACGACCACGTTCCCGGCTGGGACGACCCAGGTGCAGGGCGAATTCACGATCGAGTTCGACAGCGGCTATACGCTCGTCGCGATCCGGATGACCGATCCCAACAGTGCGACCACGGGCGATACGCTGGTCAATGCGGGCTACGCCCTGATCGCGCCGCCGGGCGGATCGGTGCCGCCGCCCTATGATCCGGTGACAGGCGAATTCATCCTCGGCAACGTGACGGGCGGCAGCAACAATGGCGCGACGCCCTATTCCGACATTCCGTGTTTCGTGGCCGGTACGCTGATCGACACGCCCGCGGGCCCCCGCCCCGTGGAGGATCTGAAGGAGGGTGATACCGTCACTTCGCTCGATCACGGGCCGGTGCGGATCATCTGGGCCGGTCGGCATTACGTGAGCGGGGCGGACCTCCGCCGCGCCCCGCATCTTGCGCCGTTGCACTTCGCGGCGGGCAGCGTCGGCAATGCGGAGCCCCTGCGCGTGTCCCCGCAACATCGGCTGATGCTGGCGGAGGCCGAGGCGGAGGTCTGGTTCGGGACGCCGGAAATACTGGCACCGGCGATTGCATGGATCGGGCAGCCGGGTGTCCGGCGGGAGGTGCCGGAGGGCGGCGTGACCTATTGCCACTTTGCCTGCGCCCGGCACGAGATCATCCGCGCGAGCGGGGCGCGGGCCGAAACCCTGCTGCCGACCGCCGCACAGGCCGACCATCTGGAGACGATGCTGGCCGACCTGACCGGCGCGTCGGGCGACAGGCATGCCGCCCCGGCGCGCCCGATTGCCCGAGTCTTCGAGGCGCAGGCCTTCCTCCGGCGCCGGTCACTGGCCGCCTGA
- a CDS encoding outer membrane beta-barrel protein produces MQVQRAVAALLLTLPLTHMATQATAQDAAWSGLYGGVNIDITSLRMQTIGGGATTNEGDGLMAGLEGGYRHDLGDIVLGANASLMFGNVEAAPVGGATANDPSLTALATVGIEAGYDLGNVLVYGGIGYSWATMRDTSDTRRFDSGAQFGIGADFMLNEDWIVGGGITRTTLDAFNGSDVRATSFGLRAAYRF; encoded by the coding sequence ATGCAGGTCCAACGCGCCGTTGCGGCACTTCTTCTGACCCTTCCCCTGACCCACATGGCCACGCAGGCCACAGCGCAGGACGCGGCGTGGTCCGGCCTTTACGGCGGGGTGAATATCGACATCACCAGCCTGCGGATGCAGACAATCGGCGGCGGCGCGACGACCAACGAGGGCGATGGGCTTATGGCCGGGCTGGAGGGCGGGTATCGCCATGATCTGGGCGATATCGTGCTGGGGGCCAATGCGTCGCTGATGTTCGGCAACGTGGAGGCCGCGCCGGTCGGTGGGGCCACGGCCAATGACCCGTCCCTGACGGCGCTGGCCACGGTGGGGATCGAGGCCGGCTATGACCTTGGCAACGTGCTGGTCTATGGCGGTATCGGGTATTCATGGGCGACGATGCGCGACACGTCGGACACACGGCGCTTCGACAGCGGGGCGCAGTTCGGCATCGGGGCGGATTTCATGTTGAACGAGGATTGGATCGTGGGCGGCGGGATCACCCGCACGACGCTGGATGCCTTCAACGGTTCGGACGTCCGGGCCACGTCCTTCGGCCTGCGCGCCGCCTACCGGTTCTGA
- a CDS encoding AMP-binding protein: MGWMKDERGLEKTQANFVPLTPLSHLARAARVFPEREAVVDGPHRATYAEYHARVSRLASALAKRGVTPGDVVSAVLPNTYPHVEAHFGVPAAGAVLNSINIRLDVATVTYILDHGEAKLVLADTQFLSLVEDAVAAMAGPAPTIIEVPDAAAGHPATGRYTTYEDLLAEGDPHAPWVMPEDEWESIALNYTSGTTGRPKGVVYHHRGAYLITMGTPISWRMVLYPKYLTIVPLFHCNNWCHVWTMPTVGGTTICCRDITAANIYNAIADEGVTHFGGAPIVLNMLVNAKPAERRAFDHIVEVFTAGAPPAAATLAAIETMGFNVTQVYGLTEVYGPATECTWQEDRWGALEGDDRAAIKARQGVAFPNMDDITVMDPDTMTQTPMDGTAQGEIMMRGNSTMKGYYKNPDATAEAFAGGYFHTGDIAVQHPDTYIQIADRAKDIIISGGENVSSVEVEGVLMRHPAVSLCAVVAKPDDKWGEIPCAFVELKDGAEAEEGDIIAFARTHLAGFKTPKRVVFAELPKTSTGKIQKFELRKQAAEI; this comes from the coding sequence ATGGGCTGGATGAAAGACGAGCGTGGCTTGGAAAAGACGCAGGCCAATTTCGTGCCGCTCACACCGCTCAGCCACCTGGCCCGCGCCGCCCGCGTCTTCCCGGAGCGGGAGGCGGTTGTCGACGGCCCGCACCGCGCAACCTACGCCGAATACCACGCCCGTGTCTCCCGCCTTGCCTCCGCCTTGGCCAAACGGGGCGTGACGCCCGGCGATGTCGTCTCCGCCGTGCTGCCCAACACCTACCCCCATGTGGAGGCGCATTTCGGCGTGCCCGCGGCGGGGGCCGTGCTCAACTCCATCAACATCCGCCTTGACGTGGCGACCGTCACCTACATCCTCGACCATGGGGAGGCGAAGCTGGTCCTCGCCGACACCCAATTCCTGTCACTGGTGGAAGACGCGGTGGCCGCAATGGCCGGACCCGCGCCGACCATCATCGAGGTTCCGGACGCCGCCGCGGGCCATCCGGCGACGGGCCGCTACACCACCTACGAAGACCTCCTCGCCGAAGGCGACCCCCACGCGCCCTGGGTGATGCCGGAGGATGAGTGGGAAAGCATCGCGCTCAATTATACCTCCGGCACGACGGGGCGGCCCAAGGGCGTCGTCTACCACCATCGCGGCGCGTACCTCATCACCATGGGCACGCCGATTTCGTGGCGCATGGTGCTCTATCCGAAATACCTCACCATCGTACCGCTCTTCCATTGCAACAATTGGTGCCATGTCTGGACCATGCCCACCGTGGGTGGCACGACGATCTGCTGCCGGGACATCACCGCGGCCAATATCTACAACGCCATCGCCGACGAAGGCGTGACCCATTTCGGCGGCGCCCCCATCGTCCTGAACATGCTGGTCAATGCCAAACCGGCGGAGCGTCGGGCGTTCGACCATATCGTGGAGGTTTTCACCGCGGGCGCCCCGCCCGCCGCCGCCACGCTCGCTGCGATCGAGACGATGGGCTTCAACGTCACCCAGGTCTACGGCCTGACCGAAGTCTACGGCCCCGCCACCGAATGCACCTGGCAAGAGGATCGCTGGGGCGCGCTGGAAGGTGACGACCGCGCCGCGATCAAGGCGCGCCAGGGCGTGGCATTCCCGAACATGGACGACATCACCGTGATGGACCCCGACACCATGACCCAGACGCCCATGGACGGCACGGCCCAGGGCGAGATCATGATGCGTGGCAATTCCACGATGAAGGGCTATTACAAGAACCCGGATGCCACGGCAGAGGCGTTCGCGGGCGGATATTTCCATACCGGCGACATCGCCGTGCAGCATCCCGACACCTACATCCAGATCGCGGACCGCGCCAAGGACATCATCATTTCCGGCGGCGAAAACGTCAGCTCGGTGGAGGTGGAAGGCGTGCTGATGCGCCATCCGGCCGTGTCGCTCTGCGCCGTGGTGGCCAAACCCGATGACAAATGGGGCGAAATCCCCTGCGCCTTCGTGGAGCTGAAAGACGGCGCAGAGGCGGAGGAGGGGGACATCATCGCCTTCGCACGCACGCACCTCGCCGGGTTCAAGACCCCCAAACGCGTGGTCTTTGCGGAGCTGCCGAAGACGTCCACCGGCAAAATCCAGAAGTTCGAATTGCGCAAGCAAGCCGCTGAAATCTAG
- a CDS encoding SPOR domain-containing protein encodes MAKTFILRVAVIGLAASLGTSNASLAQAVPAELPPASYSGDQYVDSRGCVFVRVGFGAATEWVPRVGRDRRAVCGFQPSGGGGQAAPDLASNDTVVIIGEDPVAPAPAAPAPVIAAAPAPAPVVRTPAPVAAPAAVTVIAPTVGVTGCPNLPANAQPYFTGDDVRCGPQARHPGDGTIIGPQSGLGIGGGEPITGTPRSFALSAPPPGYELAWEDGRLNPYRGIGTPAGEAQMLQVWTDTVPRRLASVPLSGHANAQISYAGTGGAGHGVSVVASSSRPALGDGGDVRAPRARVPAAEAPSNEVRVGAGHRHVLAGTFGGQAEAAAAYQRLSAAGLPARIGQVRRQGSTLFVVMAGPYGDPQSLGRALLQARGAGFPGAMTRN; translated from the coding sequence ATGGCGAAGACGTTTATTCTCCGCGTTGCCGTCATCGGGCTGGCTGCCAGCCTTGGGACAAGCAACGCATCACTGGCCCAGGCCGTTCCGGCGGAATTGCCGCCGGCCAGCTATTCCGGCGATCAATATGTCGACAGCCGCGGCTGCGTGTTCGTGCGCGTGGGCTTTGGCGCGGCGACAGAATGGGTGCCGCGCGTGGGTCGGGACCGGCGCGCGGTCTGCGGCTTCCAGCCGTCGGGCGGCGGCGGACAGGCCGCACCGGACCTGGCCTCCAACGATACGGTCGTTATCATCGGGGAAGATCCGGTGGCCCCCGCACCTGCGGCCCCTGCGCCCGTGATCGCGGCCGCACCCGCGCCAGCGCCGGTCGTGCGCACGCCCGCACCCGTTGCGGCCCCCGCGGCGGTGACGGTGATCGCACCGACCGTCGGTGTCACCGGCTGCCCGAACCTGCCGGCCAATGCGCAACCCTATTTCACCGGCGACGACGTGCGCTGCGGCCCGCAGGCGCGCCACCCGGGCGACGGCACCATCATCGGCCCGCAATCGGGCCTTGGCATCGGGGGCGGAGAGCCGATCACCGGCACGCCGCGCAGTTTCGCGTTGAGCGCGCCGCCGCCGGGATACGAGCTGGCCTGGGAAGATGGCCGCTTGAACCCCTATCGCGGCATCGGCACACCCGCCGGAGAGGCGCAGATGTTGCAGGTCTGGACCGACACCGTGCCGCGCCGCTTGGCGTCGGTGCCGCTCAGCGGCCATGCCAATGCCCAGATCAGCTATGCCGGGACCGGCGGCGCGGGCCATGGCGTGAGCGTCGTGGCGTCATCTTCGCGTCCGGCATTGGGCGACGGGGGCGACGTGCGTGCGCCGCGCGCGCGGGTTCCCGCGGCGGAGGCACCGTCCAACGAAGTGCGCGTGGGGGCCGGGCACCGCCACGTTCTGGCCGGTACGTTCGGCGGACAGGCCGAGGCCGCCGCCGCCTATCAACGGCTGTCGGCCGCCGGGCTGCCCGCGCGGATCGGCCAGGTGCGCCGCCAGGGATCGACCCTGTTCGTGGTGATGGCGGGGCCCTACGGCGATCCGCAATCGCTTGGCCGCGCGCTGTTGCAGGCCCGTGGCGCGGGCTTCCCCGGGGCGATGACCCGCAACTGA